Within the Streptomyces sp. NBC_00554 genome, the region CGTCGTAGACGGGCACCGCCGAGGAGCCGCGGGTCAGCGCCCCGCCGTGGATCCACACCATGACGGGGAGCTTGGCGCCGGGGCCCGGCTCCGGCGTCCACACGTTCAGGTTGAGACAGTCGTCGCCCGGCACGACGGGGTCGGCGAGGAGCCGCGCGAACGCCTCGGAGTACGGCGGCTTGGGCGGCGTGGGCCCGAAGGCACCCGCGTCCCGCACACCGTCCCAGGGCTCGGGCGGCACCGGTGGCCTGAAGCGGAGCGGGCCGAACGGCGGAGCCGCGTACGGGATGCCGCGGAAGACGGCGATCCCGTGCTCGTATCTGCCTCGTACGTCCCCGTGTGGCGTCCTGACCACGGGATCCGTCGACTCTGCCGCCGCTGCCGTCATACGCCCACCAGCTCCTCGCCGCCCGCGAACCATTGACCTCAGATCATCACATCACCTTCCGGTATTCCCGCGGACGTCCCTATTTGGCGTACATCACCGTGCCGAAGCCGAGCTGGTCGAAGCCTCCGCTGGTCGTGCCGTAGTCACCGCCGCCGCCCTCGGGCCGGACGCTCTCGGCCATGGCCTGGATGTACGGGACGGACAGCCCGCGCCGGCGGGCGTAGTGGTAGTAGAGGATGTCCCAGACCGGCCGTACCTGACCGCGGCTCCCGGAGGAGATCGCGGTGTGCGACTGCTGGGCGCAGCTCTGGCCCGTGCCCCAGGTGTACGTCGTGAAGGGCACGTCCTGTCCGAGGTTGTACTTGGCGACGTACTGGGCGGCCTTCATGAACCGGTTGCTGTCGTAGCCGTACAGGTCCTCGCCCTGGGACCAGGCCATCTCGCAGAAGGCGCCCATCTGCCCCATGCCCATCATGGTGTGCCCCTGGTCGCGGCCCGACTCCTGCCACTGCGCGAGGCCCTGGCTGTCGTACAGGAAGGGGACGGCGTGGGTGATGGAGCCGTTGCCCGCGCCGGTCTTGAAGTAGTTGACCGCCTGGTCGTACTTGGCCGCGTCGTCGCAGAGGATGCCGATGGCCAGGATCGAGTTCATGTTGCACAGGTCCCAGTTGGCCCAGTAGTTGGTGATGCAGGCGTCGTTGTGCCCGGTGAGGAACTGGTTGCTGAGCGGGTAGAAGACGTTGACCATCATCGTCTTGAACCGCGCGAGGTCGAATCCGCTGTAGCCGCGCATGAGTTCGGCGGCGTTGGCGAACTGGTAGCCGTAGATCCCGGCGGCCAGGAAGCGGTCCGCGTTGCCTGTGACGGTGGTGAGTGTGGCCGACCAGGCGTTGAGGATCCTGACGGCCGCGTCGCCGTTCGCGGTCGTCCCCGCGATCTTCCAGCGCAGGGCGTTCTGGTAGGCGGCGTGGATGTCGTTGTAGAGGATGCCGTAGTTCTCGCCGGTGCCGCCGCGGATGATCGTGGCCCGCGGGTTGGGGTTCCAGGTGCTCGCCGAGTGGCCGTTGGCGGTGAGGCGGTTCCAGCCGGAG harbors:
- a CDS encoding alginate lyase family protein gives rise to the protein MSRTVLSRTNPHEQGPSRELSRRGLLKTAGGLTAALAVGASAGTAAQAAPATFTHPGMLHASGELNRAKVRVAAGDDPWLSGWNRLTANGHSASTWNPNPRATIIRGGTGENYGILYNDIHAAYQNALRWKIAGTTANGDAAVRILNAWSATLTTVTGNADRFLAAGIYGYQFANAAELMRGYSGFDLARFKTMMVNVFYPLSNQFLTGHNDACITNYWANWDLCNMNSILAIGILCDDAAKYDQAVNYFKTGAGNGSITHAVPFLYDSQGLAQWQESGRDQGHTMMGMGQMGAFCEMAWSQGEDLYGYDSNRFMKAAQYVAKYNLGQDVPFTTYTWGTGQSCAQQSHTAISSGSRGQVRPVWDILYYHYARRRGLSVPYIQAMAESVRPEGGGGDYGTTSGGFDQLGFGTVMYAK